A genome region from Dickeya chrysanthemi NCPPB 402 includes the following:
- the trmB gene encoding tRNA (guanosine(46)-N7)-methyltransferase TrmB has translation MINNVISPEFDENGRPLRRIRSFVRRQGRLTKGQQQALDDFWPVMGVEYQNEPLDFARLFGRDAPVVLEIGFGMGASLVTMAQQHPEQNFIGIEVHVPGVGACLGAAQEAGVDNLRVMCHDAVDVLERMIPDGSLAMVQLFFPDPWHKARHNKRRIVQAPFAELVKRKLAPGGVFHMATDWEPYAQHMLEVMSAVAGYRNLSDHYDYVPRPASRPLTKFEARGQRLGHGVWDLMFERNQ, from the coding sequence ATGATCAATAACGTCATCTCTCCGGAATTCGATGAAAACGGCCGCCCACTGCGTAGAATCCGCAGTTTTGTGCGCCGCCAGGGCCGCCTGACCAAAGGGCAGCAACAGGCGTTGGATGATTTTTGGCCGGTGATGGGCGTGGAATATCAGAATGAGCCGCTGGATTTTGCCCGGTTATTTGGGCGAGATGCGCCCGTGGTGTTGGAGATCGGTTTTGGGATGGGGGCGTCGCTGGTGACGATGGCGCAGCAGCATCCGGAACAAAATTTTATCGGTATAGAAGTGCATGTCCCCGGTGTGGGCGCTTGCCTGGGGGCGGCGCAGGAAGCGGGCGTCGATAACCTGAGGGTGATGTGCCATGACGCGGTGGACGTGCTTGAGCGTATGATCCCCGATGGTTCGCTTGCCATGGTGCAGCTGTTTTTCCCTGACCCGTGGCACAAGGCGCGTCATAACAAACGCCGCATCGTACAGGCGCCGTTTGCTGAACTGGTAAAGCGTAAGCTGGCGCCTGGCGGGGTGTTCCATATGGCGACCGACTGGGAACCTTATGCGCAACATATGCTCGAAGTGATGAGTGCGGTCGCAGGTTATCGCAATCTGTCGGACCATTATGATTATGTACCGCGTCCGGCTTCACGGCCGTTGACCAAATTTGAGGCCCGCGGCCAACGGCTGGGCCATGGTGTCTGGGATCTGATGTTTGAGAGGAATCAATAA
- the ansP gene encoding L-asparagine permease, producing the protein MNQHKNETEHHAKRRWLDSHEAGYHKSMGNRQVQMIAIGGSIGTGLFLGAGARLQMAGPALALVYLVCGIFSFFILRALGELIVHRPSSGSFVSYAREFLGEKASYVAGWMYFLNWAMTGIVDITAVALYMHYWGTFAEVPQWMFALGALAIVTTMNMIGVKWFAEMEFWFALIKVAAISLFLVVGTIFLGSGKTLDGNIPGLHLITDNGGLFPHGLLPALVLIQGVIFAFAGVELIGTAAGECKDPEKTLPKAVNSVIWRIGLFYVGSVILLVCLLPWNAYQAGQSPFVTFFSKLGVPYIGTIMNIVVLSAALSSLNSGLYSTGRILRSLSQGGSAPKFLGNMSAQSVPYAGILVTVCIHVIGVFLNYIVPSQVFEIVLNVASLGIICSWAFIIICQMKLRQAIRQGKAAPVSFRMPLAPFSSWLTLAFLLSVLVLMALDYPNGTWTIATIPVLAIMLIAGWYGLRKQKEEVNRLKAEHEKTAA; encoded by the coding sequence ATGAATCAACATAAAAACGAGACCGAACACCACGCCAAACGACGCTGGCTCGATTCACATGAGGCGGGTTACCACAAAAGCATGGGTAACCGCCAGGTACAGATGATCGCCATTGGCGGTTCGATTGGCACCGGCTTATTCCTTGGTGCCGGTGCTCGGCTGCAAATGGCAGGCCCGGCGCTGGCGCTGGTCTATCTGGTATGCGGCATTTTCTCTTTCTTCATTCTGCGCGCCCTGGGCGAGCTTATCGTGCATCGCCCCTCCAGCGGCAGCTTTGTTTCCTACGCCCGCGAATTTTTGGGTGAAAAAGCCTCTTATGTCGCCGGTTGGATGTATTTCCTCAACTGGGCGATGACCGGCATCGTCGATATCACCGCCGTCGCGCTCTACATGCACTACTGGGGCACCTTTGCCGAGGTCCCTCAGTGGATGTTCGCACTGGGTGCGCTGGCGATCGTCACCACCATGAACATGATTGGCGTGAAATGGTTCGCCGAGATGGAGTTCTGGTTTGCGCTGATCAAAGTCGCCGCAATTTCCCTGTTTCTGGTCGTGGGTACGATTTTTCTGGGGTCCGGTAAAACGCTGGACGGCAACATACCAGGGCTGCACCTGATTACCGACAACGGCGGCTTATTCCCACACGGCTTGCTGCCGGCATTGGTGCTGATACAAGGGGTTATCTTTGCGTTCGCCGGCGTAGAGCTGATCGGCACCGCCGCCGGCGAGTGTAAAGACCCGGAAAAGACGCTACCTAAAGCGGTCAACAGTGTTATCTGGCGTATTGGCCTGTTTTACGTCGGGTCGGTCATTCTGCTGGTTTGCCTGCTGCCGTGGAATGCGTATCAGGCTGGGCAAAGCCCGTTCGTCACCTTCTTCAGCAAGCTGGGCGTGCCCTATATCGGCACCATCATGAATATCGTGGTGCTGTCGGCGGCGCTCTCCAGCCTTAACTCCGGGTTGTACTCCACCGGCCGCATCCTGCGTTCGCTGTCTCAGGGCGGTTCCGCGCCGAAATTCCTTGGCAACATGAGCGCCCAGTCTGTGCCCTATGCCGGGATTCTGGTCACCGTCTGTATTCATGTGATCGGGGTATTTCTCAACTATATTGTGCCGTCGCAGGTATTTGAAATCGTGCTGAACGTCGCCTCGCTCGGCATTATCTGCTCCTGGGCATTCATCATTATTTGTCAGATGAAGCTGCGTCAGGCGATTCGTCAGGGCAAAGCCGCACCGGTTTCTTTCCGTATGCCGCTGGCGCCGTTCTCTTCCTGGCTGACGCTGGCGTTTTTGCTCAGCGTACTGGTACTGATGGCGCTGGATTACCCGAACGGCACCTGGACTATCGCCACCATTCCGGTGCTGGCCATCATGCTGATTGCCGGCTGGTACGGGCTGCGTAAACAGAAAGAAGAAGTCAACCGGCTGAAAGCAGAGCACGAGAAAACAGCCGCCTGA
- a CDS encoding YgdI/YgdR family lipoprotein, whose translation MRFRIKTAVALTFVVLLSGCASHYVIATKDGQMLLTKGKPQLDSSTGLLSYTDEDGVQHQLNNDNVSQVIER comes from the coding sequence ATGCGATTTCGGATAAAAACCGCCGTTGCCCTGACTTTTGTCGTCCTGCTCTCCGGCTGTGCCAGCCACTATGTTATCGCCACCAAAGACGGACAGATGCTATTGACCAAAGGCAAGCCGCAGTTGGATTCGTCCACCGGGCTGCTCAGTTATACTGATGAAGACGGTGTGCAACACCAGCTCAACAACGACAATGTTTCGCAGGTTATCGAGCGTTAA
- a CDS encoding ornithine decarboxylase — protein MKQLKIAANAAVASRLITLRPIVALSQTDFTDIAAVVVSVEEARSGILSVMHHSGFGIPAFVVREPWHTSEELLPPGSEWLSLDKGGEHALQLEKAAAEYQARLLPPFFDTLSKYVGMQNTTFACPGHQGGAFFRKHPAGRQFFEFYGENLFRSDICNADVKLGDLLIHEGAAKKAQKFAATVFNADKTYFVLNGTSAANKVVTNALLTRGDLVLFDRNNHKSNHHGALIQAGATPIYLETARNPFGFIGGVDAHCFDEGYLRELIREVAPARADEPRPFRLAVIQLGTYDGTIYNARQVVDSIGHLCDYILFDSAWVGYEQFIPMMEQCSPLLLDLNENDPGIFVTQSVHKQQAGFSQTSQIHKKDNHIRGQKRFCPHKRLNNAFMLHASTSPFYPLFAALDVNAKMHEGPGGRRLWMECVRLGIEARKQLLERCTLIKPFVPPMVGGKRWQDHDTEAMAQDVRFFNFEPGDNWHAFEGYAQQQYFVDPCKLLLTTPGIDAATGAYTQFGIPATILANYLREHGIIPEKCDLNSILFLLTPAEDSVKMERLVAALVQFEQLIEQDAPLSEVLPSLYHKYEQRYTGYTLRQLCQEMHDFYASHDVKRLQKEMFRKASFPQAVVLPQDAHTAYIRGEVDLVPLAEAEGRIAAEGALPYPPGVLCVVPGEIWGGAVLHYFQALEAGINLMPGFAPELQGVYSVAQEDGSKRLCANVIAR, from the coding sequence ATGAAACAGTTAAAAATTGCGGCTAATGCGGCGGTTGCCTCCCGTCTAATCACCTTGCGTCCGATTGTGGCGCTCAGTCAGACCGATTTTACCGACATCGCGGCCGTTGTGGTGTCGGTTGAGGAGGCACGTAGCGGCATCCTGTCGGTGATGCATCATTCCGGTTTCGGTATTCCGGCATTCGTGGTGCGAGAACCGTGGCACACCAGTGAGGAACTGCTGCCGCCGGGCAGCGAGTGGCTGAGTCTGGATAAAGGCGGAGAACACGCGCTTCAGTTGGAAAAAGCCGCGGCGGAGTATCAGGCTCGTTTACTGCCGCCATTTTTTGACACGTTGTCTAAATACGTCGGTATGCAAAACACCACGTTCGCCTGTCCTGGGCATCAGGGCGGGGCGTTTTTCCGCAAGCATCCGGCCGGGCGTCAGTTTTTCGAGTTTTATGGCGAAAACCTGTTCCGCTCCGACATCTGTAACGCGGATGTGAAGCTGGGCGATTTGTTGATTCATGAAGGTGCCGCTAAAAAAGCGCAGAAATTCGCGGCTACCGTGTTCAACGCAGACAAAACCTACTTTGTGCTGAACGGGACGTCGGCAGCGAACAAAGTGGTGACCAACGCGTTGCTGACGCGCGGCGACCTGGTGTTGTTCGATCGAAATAACCATAAATCCAACCACCATGGTGCGTTGATTCAGGCCGGCGCAACGCCGATTTATCTGGAAACGGCCCGTAACCCCTTTGGTTTTATCGGTGGCGTGGATGCGCACTGTTTTGATGAAGGCTATCTGCGCGAGCTAATACGCGAGGTCGCCCCGGCGCGTGCCGACGAGCCCCGGCCATTCCGTCTGGCGGTGATTCAGTTGGGTACGTATGACGGCACTATTTATAACGCCCGACAAGTGGTGGATAGCATCGGTCATTTGTGCGACTACATTCTGTTTGACTCTGCCTGGGTGGGGTATGAGCAGTTCATCCCGATGATGGAACAGTGCTCACCGCTGTTGCTGGACTTAAATGAGAACGATCCGGGGATTTTTGTCACCCAATCGGTACATAAGCAGCAAGCCGGTTTCTCGCAAACTTCGCAAATTCACAAGAAAGACAACCACATTCGTGGGCAAAAGCGCTTTTGCCCACATAAGCGACTGAATAACGCCTTCATGCTGCACGCTTCCACCAGCCCGTTTTACCCGCTGTTTGCCGCGCTGGACGTCAACGCCAAAATGCATGAAGGGCCGGGCGGGCGCCGTCTGTGGATGGAATGCGTCAGGCTGGGGATTGAAGCGCGTAAGCAACTGCTGGAACGCTGTACGCTGATTAAGCCGTTTGTGCCGCCGATGGTCGGGGGAAAACGCTGGCAGGATCACGACACCGAAGCGATGGCGCAAGACGTGCGTTTCTTTAACTTCGAGCCGGGCGACAACTGGCATGCTTTCGAAGGCTACGCGCAGCAACAGTATTTTGTCGATCCGTGCAAGCTGTTGCTGACCACGCCGGGAATTGATGCGGCAACCGGCGCTTATACCCAATTTGGTATTCCGGCCACCATTCTCGCCAATTACCTGCGTGAGCACGGCATTATTCCGGAAAAGTGCGATCTTAACTCGATTTTGTTCCTGCTGACGCCGGCGGAAGATAGCGTGAAGATGGAGCGTCTGGTAGCGGCGCTGGTGCAGTTCGAGCAACTGATCGAGCAGGATGCGCCGTTAAGCGAAGTCTTGCCGAGCCTGTATCACAAGTATGAGCAGCGTTATACCGGCTATACGTTGCGGCAGTTATGCCAGGAAATGCATGATTTTTATGCCAGCCACGATGTGAAGCGGCTACAGAAAGAGATGTTCCGTAAAGCCTCTTTCCCGCAGGCGGTAGTACTGCCGCAGGATGCACATACCGCGTATATTCGTGGTGAAGTCGATCTGGTGCCGCTGGCTGAAGCGGAAGGGCGCATCGCTGCCGAAGGGGCGTTGCCTTATCCGCCGGGCGTGCTGTGCGTGGTACCGGGGGAAATCTGGGGCGGCGCGGTTCTGCACTATTTCCAGGCACTGGAGGCAGGCATAAACCTGATGCCGGGCTTTGCGCCGGAATTGCAGGGGGTTTACAGCGTGGCGCAGGAAGACGGCAGCAAGCGCTTGTGCGCGAATGTGATTGCCCGCTAA
- a CDS encoding oxidative damage protection protein — protein sequence MSRTIFCTFLQRDAEGLDFQLYPGELGKRIYNEISKEAWVLWQSKQTMLINEKKLNMMNVEHRKLLEQEMVQFLFEGKDVHIDGYTPPQH from the coding sequence ATGAGCAGAACCATTTTTTGTACTTTTTTACAACGCGACGCCGAAGGGCTCGATTTCCAGCTCTATCCCGGCGAGCTGGGTAAACGTATCTATAACGAAATATCGAAAGAAGCCTGGGTCTTGTGGCAGAGCAAGCAGACCATGCTGATCAACGAGAAAAAGCTCAACATGATGAATGTAGAGCATCGCAAGCTGCTGGAGCAGGAGATGGTGCAGTTCCTGTTCGAAGGCAAGGATGTGCATATCGACGGTTATACCCCGCCGCAACATTAA
- the mutH gene encoding DNA mismatch repair endonuclease MutH, with protein MQIPTPHQAPPDSEQTLLLRAQALAGYSLAELAHVAELPLPANLKRDKGWIGVLLERFLGASAGSKPEQDFPDIGVELKTIPVDAQGRPLETTFVCVAPLTGNSGVTWESSHVRRKLTRVLWIPVEGSRPIPLGERRIGAPLLWSPSPEEERQLRQDWEELMDLIVLGKVESITARHGEVLQLRPKAANSRALTEAIGEHGQPILTLPRGFYLKKTFTTPLLARHFLL; from the coding sequence ATGCAGATACCCACGCCCCATCAGGCTCCGCCGGACAGTGAACAGACCTTGCTGTTACGGGCGCAGGCGCTGGCCGGTTATTCGCTGGCGGAGCTGGCCCACGTTGCCGAACTGCCGCTGCCTGCCAACCTGAAACGGGATAAAGGGTGGATCGGTGTGCTGCTGGAACGCTTTCTGGGCGCCAGCGCCGGTAGCAAGCCGGAACAGGATTTCCCCGATATCGGCGTAGAATTGAAAACCATCCCGGTCGATGCACAAGGACGGCCGCTGGAAACCACCTTTGTCTGCGTCGCCCCGCTCACCGGCAACAGCGGCGTAACCTGGGAAAGCAGCCATGTGCGCCGCAAGCTAACCCGAGTGCTGTGGATCCCGGTGGAAGGCTCGCGCCCCATCCCGCTGGGAGAACGCCGAATCGGCGCGCCGCTGTTATGGAGCCCCAGCCCGGAGGAAGAACGGCAATTACGACAGGATTGGGAAGAACTCATGGATTTGATCGTGCTGGGCAAAGTGGAAAGCATCACCGCCCGCCACGGCGAAGTGTTGCAGTTGCGCCCAAAGGCCGCCAATAGCCGGGCGCTAACCGAGGCGATTGGCGAACACGGACAGCCGATTCTGACGCTGCCGCGCGGTTTTTACCTGAAGAAAACCTTCACTACGCCGTTACTGGCCCGGCATTTTCTGCTGTAA
- the mltC gene encoding membrane-bound lytic murein transglycosylase MltC, which translates to MKKLFVLLLVAPLLISCSSKKGGENNEAFIKDTNAFDILMGQFANNIENIWGLNEVLIAGPKDYVKYSDQYMTRSHVNFDAGTITIETISSTNYQASLRQAIITTLLMGDNASNTDLYSDANDIQISREPLLYGQVLDNTGQPIRWEGRAGNFADYLLQNKLQRRTSGMRVIWSVTIQLVPNHLDKRAHKYLPMVRQASERYGIDTSLILAIMQTESSFNPYAVSRSDALGLMQVVQHSAGRDVFKMKGKWGQPSRSYLFDPENNIDTGTAYLSMLKNVYLSGIQDPTSQRYAMITAYNGGAGSVLRVFSSDKDTAFSLINNMSPGEVYQTLTTRHPSAESRHYLYKVNTAQKNYRGYSR; encoded by the coding sequence ATGAAGAAACTGTTTGTTTTGCTGCTTGTCGCCCCGTTGTTGATCTCCTGCTCCAGCAAAAAAGGCGGTGAGAACAACGAGGCTTTTATCAAAGACACCAACGCCTTCGACATTTTGATGGGGCAATTCGCCAATAACATCGAAAACATCTGGGGATTGAACGAGGTGTTGATCGCCGGCCCCAAAGACTACGTCAAATACTCTGATCAATATATGACGCGTAGTCACGTCAACTTTGACGCCGGTACCATCACCATCGAAACCATTTCTTCAACGAATTATCAGGCCAGTCTGCGTCAGGCCATCATCACCACCTTGCTGATGGGGGATAACGCCAGCAATACCGACCTCTATTCCGACGCCAACGATATCCAAATCAGCCGCGAGCCGTTGCTGTACGGCCAGGTGTTGGACAACACCGGCCAGCCGATCCGCTGGGAAGGCCGCGCCGGCAATTTCGCTGATTATCTGCTGCAAAATAAACTGCAACGCCGCACGTCCGGTATGCGCGTGATCTGGTCGGTGACGATTCAACTGGTGCCGAACCACCTGGATAAACGCGCGCACAAATACCTGCCGATGGTGCGTCAGGCTTCCGAGCGCTATGGCATCGACACCTCGCTGATTCTGGCGATTATGCAAACCGAGTCCAGCTTTAACCCCTACGCGGTGAGCCGCTCCGACGCGTTAGGATTAATGCAGGTGGTGCAGCACAGCGCCGGGCGCGACGTATTCAAGATGAAAGGCAAATGGGGACAACCGAGCCGCAGCTACCTGTTTGACCCGGAAAACAACATCGATACCGGTACGGCTTATCTGTCGATGCTGAAAAACGTCTACCTGTCGGGCATTCAGGACCCGACATCGCAACGCTACGCGATGATCACTGCCTATAACGGCGGTGCCGGCAGCGTGTTGCGGGTCTTCTCCAGCGATAAGGACACCGCGTTTAGCCTTATCAATAATATGTCGCCCGGCGAGGTTTACCAGACGCTGACCACCCGCCATCCATCGGCGGAATCGCGGCATTATCTGTACAAGGTCAACACGGCGCAGAAAAACTATCGCGGTTATAGTCGCTAA
- the mutY gene encoding A/G-specific adenine glycosylase produces the protein MMQAQQFAQQVLEWYERYGRKTLPWQLEKTPYKVWLSEVMLQQTQVATVIPYFERFMARFPTVSELAAAPLDDVLHLWTGLGYYARARNLHKAAQTIVNRHGGDFPTRFDDIVDLPGVGRSTAGAILSLSLGQHYPILDGNVKRVLARCYAVAGWPGKKEVEKQLWTLSETVTPAHGVEKFNQAMMDLGAMVCTRSRPKCELCPLSNGCIAYANHNWAEYPGKKPKQTLPERDAWFLLLQNEQTVWLEQRPAVGLWGGLYCFPQFATKDELTQWLEQRGIRRQGLRQGIAFRHTFSHFHLDIVPMWLDISDNGSCMDEGAGLWYNLAHPPSVGLAAPVERLLRQLAQPQSVFADACAHDEE, from the coding sequence ATGATGCAAGCGCAACAGTTCGCGCAACAGGTACTGGAGTGGTACGAGCGCTACGGCCGTAAAACCCTACCCTGGCAACTTGAAAAAACCCCTTATAAAGTCTGGCTGTCGGAAGTGATGCTACAGCAGACTCAGGTCGCCACCGTCATCCCTTATTTCGAACGGTTTATGGCGCGTTTTCCTACGGTAAGCGAACTGGCGGCGGCGCCATTAGACGACGTGCTGCATCTGTGGACCGGACTCGGCTATTATGCCCGCGCCCGCAACCTGCATAAGGCGGCACAGACCATCGTTAATCGCCATGGCGGCGATTTTCCTACTCGCTTTGACGACATTGTCGACCTGCCCGGCGTGGGCCGTTCCACCGCCGGCGCCATTCTCTCGCTATCGCTCGGCCAGCACTACCCGATTCTGGACGGTAATGTCAAACGGGTGCTGGCGCGTTGCTATGCCGTAGCCGGCTGGCCCGGCAAAAAAGAGGTCGAGAAACAGCTATGGACGCTAAGTGAAACCGTCACGCCCGCGCACGGCGTCGAAAAATTCAATCAGGCGATGATGGATTTGGGCGCAATGGTCTGCACCCGCAGTCGCCCGAAATGCGAACTGTGCCCGCTCAGCAACGGCTGTATCGCTTACGCTAACCACAACTGGGCCGAGTACCCCGGCAAAAAACCCAAACAGACCCTGCCGGAAAGGGACGCCTGGTTCCTGTTGCTGCAAAACGAGCAAACCGTCTGGCTGGAGCAACGCCCGGCCGTCGGCTTGTGGGGCGGTCTGTACTGTTTCCCACAGTTCGCCACGAAAGATGAACTAACGCAATGGCTCGAGCAGCGCGGCATCCGGCGGCAGGGGCTGCGGCAGGGCATTGCTTTTCGTCATACCTTCAGCCATTTCCACCTGGATATTGTACCGATGTGGCTGGATATCTCCGACAACGGTTCCTGCATGGATGAAGGTGCCGGTCTCTGGTATAACTTAGCGCACCCGCCGTCCGTAGGGCTTGCCGCTCCGGTGGAACGGCTGCTACGCCAGCTGGCTCAGCCGCAATCGGTCTTCGCTGACGCCTGCGCACATGATGAGGAATAA
- a CDS encoding TerC family protein — translation MFDWIADPNAWLALGTLTILEIVLGIDNIIFLSLVVAKLPKHQQNKARRIGLMGAMLMRLGLLASIAWVIRLTNPLFSVFGQEISARDLILFLGGLFLIWKSSKEIHETIEGGSEDHTSQVHSFFGAIVQIMLLDIIFSLDSVITAVGLSDHLFIMMAAVVIAVGVMMFSARPIGEFVDRHPSVKMLALSFLILVGFTLILESVDIHVPKGYIYFAMFFSMSVEALNLMRGKKSSKKQ, via the coding sequence ATGTTTGATTGGATCGCAGATCCCAATGCCTGGTTAGCGTTGGGAACACTCACCATACTGGAAATCGTACTTGGCATCGACAACATCATCTTTTTGTCACTGGTCGTCGCCAAGCTTCCCAAACATCAGCAGAACAAAGCTCGCCGTATCGGCCTGATGGGCGCTATGCTGATGCGTCTCGGCCTGCTGGCGTCCATCGCCTGGGTTATCAGGCTCACCAATCCGTTGTTTAGCGTATTCGGGCAGGAGATTTCCGCCCGTGACCTGATTCTGTTCCTTGGCGGCCTGTTCCTGATCTGGAAATCCAGCAAGGAAATTCATGAAACCATTGAAGGCGGCTCGGAAGATCATACTTCGCAGGTACATTCCTTCTTTGGCGCCATTGTGCAGATTATGCTGCTGGACATCATCTTCAGTCTGGATTCGGTCATTACCGCCGTGGGTTTGTCTGACCATCTGTTTATCATGATGGCTGCGGTGGTGATTGCCGTCGGCGTCATGATGTTTTCCGCTCGCCCCATCGGCGAATTTGTCGATCGTCACCCCTCGGTAAAAATGCTGGCGTTGTCATTCCTGATTCTGGTGGGCTTTACGCTGATTCTGGAAAGCGTCGATATTCATGTTCCGAAAGGCTATATCTACTTCGCCATGTTCTTCTCCATGTCAGTAGAAGCGCTGAACCTGATGCGTGGCAAGAAATCCTCCAAAAAACAGTAA
- a CDS encoding NADP(H)-dependent aldo-keto reductase has translation MLYHRIPHSSLEVSTLGLGTMTFGEQNSEADAHAQLDLAVAAGVNLIDTAEIYPVPPRPQTQGLTESYIGSWLKSRGGREKLIIASKVAGPVRLNDNSLRPQQALDRKNIRAALDDSLRRLNTDYIDLYQLHWPQRQTNSFGKLNYQYTNEKPAVTLLETLEALNEQVRAGKIRYIGVSNESPWGVMRYLQLAEKHELPRIVSIQNPYSLLNRSFEVGLAEISQHEGVELLAYSPLAFGTLTGKYLNGAKPAGARNTLFSRFVRYSAPHTQQAIAEYVALAQKHGLNPAQMALAFVRQQPFVASTLLGATTLEQLKINLDSLSLTLDGEILDELEAIHRRFTIPAP, from the coding sequence ATGCTCTATCACCGTATTCCCCACAGCAGTTTGGAAGTCAGTACGCTGGGTCTGGGCACCATGACCTTTGGCGAACAGAACAGCGAGGCCGATGCCCACGCCCAGTTGGATTTAGCGGTTGCCGCCGGCGTTAACCTGATTGATACCGCGGAAATCTACCCGGTTCCGCCGCGTCCACAAACGCAGGGGCTGACGGAAAGTTATATCGGTTCCTGGCTGAAAAGCCGCGGCGGGCGTGAAAAGCTGATCATCGCCAGCAAAGTCGCCGGGCCGGTACGCCTCAATGACAATAGCCTGCGCCCGCAGCAGGCGCTGGATCGAAAAAATATCCGTGCCGCGCTGGATGACAGCCTCAGACGTCTGAACACTGACTACATCGACTTGTATCAGTTGCACTGGCCGCAACGCCAGACCAACAGCTTCGGCAAGCTGAACTATCAGTACACCAACGAAAAACCAGCCGTCACGCTACTGGAAACGTTGGAAGCGCTGAACGAACAGGTGCGCGCAGGTAAAATTCGCTATATCGGCGTGTCGAACGAAAGCCCATGGGGAGTGATGCGCTATCTGCAACTGGCGGAAAAACACGAGCTGCCGCGGATTGTTTCGATCCAAAATCCGTATAGTCTGCTGAATCGCAGCTTCGAGGTCGGTCTGGCGGAAATCAGCCAGCATGAAGGGGTCGAACTGTTGGCTTACTCGCCGCTGGCATTTGGCACATTGACGGGTAAATACCTGAACGGCGCCAAACCGGCCGGCGCGCGCAATACGCTGTTTAGCCGCTTTGTGCGCTATTCTGCGCCGCATACTCAGCAAGCCATCGCCGAGTACGTGGCGTTAGCGCAAAAACACGGTCTGAATCCGGCGCAAATGGCGCTGGCGTTTGTACGTCAGCAGCCGTTCGTCGCCAGTACACTGCTGGGGGCGACCACACTGGAGCAGTTAAAAATCAATCTGGATAGCCTCTCTCTGACGCTGGACGGCGAGATCCTTGACGAACTGGAAGCGATCCACCGCCGCTTCACCATTCCCGCACCTTAA
- a CDS encoding DUF2884 domain-containing protein translates to MLRKMTLGALMLLALQAQAAYQCNVQPQDDIVISPQSVKVVGASGNLQISPQGDIVSNGSALNLSAAQRQQAKSYQSELRQQLPWIDDGARQHLEKARQALDKVIVQQLGSDSNVRNRLGTLDEQLKQQMNRIIEHRSDGLTFHHQAIKQVEQDGRQIVERTMGGVLQDSLNEMGVKQMGSGGNPLQAMMGNLGGLQKAIQTEWNNQEADFQRFGHDVCNRVTALENQRKTLLQSIK, encoded by the coding sequence ATGTTGCGTAAAATGACCTTGGGAGCATTGATGTTACTGGCCTTGCAGGCGCAGGCGGCCTATCAGTGTAATGTTCAACCTCAGGACGACATCGTTATCAGCCCACAGAGTGTGAAAGTGGTGGGCGCCAGCGGCAATCTGCAAATTTCGCCGCAGGGTGACATCGTGAGCAACGGCAGTGCGCTGAACCTCAGCGCGGCACAGCGCCAGCAGGCCAAGTCGTACCAGTCTGAACTTCGCCAGCAACTGCCATGGATTGACGACGGAGCCAGGCAGCATCTGGAGAAAGCGCGCCAGGCGCTGGATAAGGTCATTGTGCAGCAATTGGGCAGCGACAGTAATGTGCGCAATCGCCTTGGTACGCTGGATGAGCAACTCAAGCAGCAGATGAATCGGATTATCGAGCATCGTAGCGATGGCCTGACTTTCCATCATCAGGCGATTAAACAGGTTGAGCAGGACGGGCGGCAAATCGTTGAACGTACGATGGGCGGCGTCTTGCAGGACAGCCTTAACGAAATGGGCGTGAAACAGATGGGGAGCGGCGGCAACCCATTACAGGCAATGATGGGCAACCTCGGCGGGTTGCAGAAAGCGATTCAGACCGAATGGAATAACCAGGAAGCGGATTTTCAGCGTTTTGGTCACGATGTCTGTAACCGGGTAACGGCACTGGAAAACCAACGCAAGACGTTATTGCAGTCGATTAAGTAA
- a CDS encoding YggL family protein, translating into MANKNRSRRLRKKLHIDEFQEFGFSVSWRFPQGISVEEIDRTLDLFVDEVIEPNGLAFEGSGYLQWEGLVCLQKLGNCTDEQRELVRNWLVSHQLTDVTVSDLFDIWWDLPANLG; encoded by the coding sequence ATGGCTAATAAGAATCGGAGTCGTCGTTTACGTAAAAAGTTACATATCGATGAGTTTCAGGAGTTTGGTTTTTCCGTCAGTTGGCGTTTTCCACAGGGAATCAGCGTGGAAGAGATTGACCGCACGTTGGATCTGTTCGTCGATGAAGTGATCGAGCCGAATGGGTTGGCGTTTGAAGGCAGCGGCTATTTGCAGTGGGAAGGTCTGGTGTGCCTGCAAAAGCTGGGTAACTGCACCGATGAACAGCGCGAGCTGGTGCGTAACTGGCTGGTATCCCATCAATTGACGGATGTGACGGTCAGCGATCTGTTTGATATCTGGTGGGATTTGCCTGCCAACCTCGGTTAA